The following proteins come from a genomic window of Chloracidobacterium sp.:
- the rbfA gene encoding 30S ribosome-binding factor RbfA has product MRRPERLAEALKEEIAEVVGFELDDPRIETAIVTDVKVSDDLRDAKVYVLVEGSEDEIKTALKALQHAAGFVRQQVAMNLSLRHVPILYFARDTAEENAARVGEILRDLTSRGELNERTDGEG; this is encoded by the coding sequence ATGCGTCGTCCGGAACGATTGGCGGAAGCCTTAAAGGAAGAGATCGCTGAGGTCGTCGGCTTCGAATTGGACGATCCACGGATCGAAACGGCTATCGTTACGGACGTAAAGGTTTCCGACGACCTTCGAGACGCGAAGGTTTACGTTCTCGTCGAAGGCTCCGAGGACGAGATAAAGACGGCTTTGAAAGCACTGCAGCACGCAGCCGGTTTTGTGCGGCAGCAAGTGGCAATGAATCTTAGTTTGCGCCACGTCCCGATTCTGTACTTTGCGAGGGACACCGCCGAGGAGAACGCAGCTCGCGTGGGCGAGATCCTGCGAGATCTGACAAGCAGGGGCGAATTAAATGAAAGGACGGATGGCGAGGGATAA
- the infB gene encoding translation initiation factor IF-2, protein MPIGKKIRVYDLARDLKQDTKRVMEDLRREGADISVPSNSVSMELAEKVRLKYFPKADPTPKRAIKVIKASKKSETTDEEQQPAEAAAAPVEEAPVVEAPKTAVKVKAKPAAVPEAEPEAKPTATVRKVLKARDVKPAEVVAPAEASAETAEAPETETAEVKSEQPETEVVSAETETAPEASSESTAVGPSGTKVKRLILSPDALARGVKPGERVVAEQPTRTGKLTTDARAGRDARGVRRPEFKGTPGETATPQLNYTPPADSRRRPGRSGGRKGKGVDAKGGRFAERDLDAPRQRTIEERVMSQVGRVEGGELKQVRLVEGATVREYAEALGITPRDIVQLLIKRGVFATLNQPIGEKMAGELGLDFGYEVSFVPFEEMVIEQEFEELIAADADDVELSRAPVITVMGHVDHGKTSLLDAIRSERVAEGEAGGITQHIGAYSVQVANAEDPAHPRRVVFLDTPGHEAFTMMRARGAKATDIVILVVAADDGVMPQTVEAVEHSKAAKVPIIVAINKIDRPDANPDKVKQGLAGLGLQPIDWGGDVEMVPVSAKNRQGLDTLLETVLLQADILDLKASPTRRASGVVLEAKLDKGRGAVATALVQQGTLRVGDPFIVGQFYGKVRAMFSDRGEPVTEAGPATPVEVLGLQGVPQAGDTFQVVADVDRAQTIAGQRQMHARQAAMLKTTKRGIESLGQAEVKELLVILKADVQGSVEVLRATLEKLSTEKVKVRVIRAGVGAIAESDVLLASATQADDVSTAVVIIGFNVRPEARAADVAKQEDVDIRLHSIIYKVEEEIKAAMIGMLDAIEKEVILGKALVQETFKVSKIGTIAGCRVTDGLIRRQAKARLIRDGVVVWEGDISSLKRFKEDTNEVKQGYECGISLVNFNDIKVDDEIEAFVIERIAATEL, encoded by the coding sequence ATGCCGATTGGTAAGAAGATACGAGTCTATGACCTTGCACGTGACCTCAAGCAGGACACTAAGCGCGTAATGGAAGATTTACGCCGTGAGGGAGCAGATATCAGTGTGCCGTCCAATTCGGTGAGCATGGAGTTGGCCGAGAAGGTGCGGCTGAAATACTTTCCGAAAGCAGATCCGACGCCGAAACGGGCGATCAAGGTCATCAAGGCATCAAAGAAATCGGAGACAACCGACGAGGAGCAGCAGCCGGCCGAAGCAGCTGCCGCTCCGGTCGAGGAAGCACCGGTAGTTGAAGCACCGAAGACCGCCGTCAAGGTAAAGGCGAAACCGGCGGCCGTGCCGGAGGCTGAGCCCGAGGCCAAACCTACCGCGACCGTAAGAAAGGTACTCAAGGCCAGGGACGTAAAACCGGCCGAGGTCGTCGCTCCCGCCGAGGCTTCGGCTGAGACAGCAGAGGCTCCGGAGACGGAAACAGCCGAGGTCAAATCGGAACAGCCGGAGACCGAAGTCGTTTCTGCTGAGACAGAGACCGCGCCGGAAGCAAGTTCCGAATCGACCGCGGTTGGGCCGAGCGGAACAAAAGTAAAGCGGCTTATCCTTAGCCCGGACGCGCTTGCGCGCGGCGTAAAGCCGGGCGAACGCGTCGTGGCCGAACAGCCGACCCGCACCGGCAAGCTTACCACCGACGCACGCGCAGGCCGCGATGCTCGCGGTGTCCGCAGGCCCGAATTCAAGGGCACGCCGGGTGAGACCGCGACACCGCAGTTGAATTACACGCCGCCGGCAGACAGCCGCCGCAGGCCGGGCCGCTCCGGCGGACGAAAAGGCAAGGGCGTGGACGCGAAAGGCGGCAGGTTTGCGGAACGTGATCTCGATGCTCCGCGTCAGCGGACCATCGAAGAACGCGTGATGTCACAGGTCGGACGCGTAGAAGGCGGAGAATTAAAACAGGTCAGGCTCGTCGAAGGAGCAACGGTTCGCGAATACGCTGAAGCGCTTGGCATCACGCCGCGCGACATCGTACAGCTGCTGATAAAACGAGGCGTCTTTGCCACGCTCAACCAGCCGATCGGTGAAAAGATGGCAGGCGAACTCGGACTCGATTTTGGTTACGAGGTCAGCTTCGTACCGTTCGAGGAAATGGTCATCGAACAGGAGTTCGAAGAACTGATCGCAGCTGATGCAGATGATGTCGAACTTTCGCGAGCTCCGGTGATCACGGTGATGGGTCACGTCGATCACGGTAAGACCTCGCTTCTGGATGCGATCCGGTCCGAGCGTGTCGCCGAGGGCGAGGCCGGCGGCATCACGCAGCACATCGGTGCGTACAGTGTTCAGGTCGCGAATGCCGAAGATCCGGCACATCCTCGCCGCGTCGTATTCTTGGACACACCCGGCCACGAAGCCTTCACGATGATGCGTGCCCGTGGTGCAAAGGCGACGGATATCGTCATCCTGGTCGTTGCGGCCGACGACGGTGTCATGCCTCAAACGGTCGAAGCGGTCGAACACTCGAAAGCCGCAAAAGTCCCGATCATTGTCGCGATCAACAAGATCGACAGGCCCGACGCAAATCCGGACAAGGTCAAACAAGGTCTCGCAGGGCTTGGTCTGCAGCCGATCGATTGGGGCGGCGACGTCGAAATGGTCCCGGTCTCAGCCAAGAATCGGCAAGGCCTCGACACGCTTCTCGAAACCGTGTTGCTGCAGGCAGATATTCTTGACCTGAAGGCAAGCCCGACAAGGCGTGCATCGGGCGTGGTGCTCGAAGCAAAACTCGACAAAGGCCGCGGTGCTGTGGCCACGGCGCTTGTTCAGCAAGGGACGCTGCGTGTCGGCGACCCGTTCATTGTCGGCCAGTTTTACGGAAAGGTCAGGGCGATGTTCTCCGATCGCGGCGAACCGGTCACCGAGGCAGGACCAGCGACACCGGTCGAAGTGCTCGGGCTGCAGGGCGTTCCTCAGGCGGGTGATACATTCCAGGTCGTCGCGGACGTCGATCGGGCGCAGACCATCGCTGGCCAGCGTCAGATGCATGCGCGTCAGGCAGCGATGCTGAAGACGACAAAACGCGGTATCGAATCGCTCGGCCAGGCCGAGGTCAAGGAACTTCTTGTCATCCTCAAGGCTGACGTTCAAGGCTCGGTCGAGGTTCTACGGGCGACGCTCGAAAAACTTTCGACCGAAAAGGTCAAGGTTCGGGTCATCCGGGCCGGTGTCGGGGCGATCGCGGAATCGGATGTTTTGCTCGCCTCAGCGACGCAGGCAGACGATGTATCGACGGCGGTCGTCATTATCGGATTCAATGTCCGACCCGAGGCACGTGCGGCAGACGTTGCGAAACAGGAAGACGTCGATATCCGGCTCCACTCGATCATCTACAAGGTCGAAGAAGAGATAAAGGCCGCGATGATCGGGATGCTCGACGCGATCGAGAAAGAGGTCATTCTGGGCAAGGCTCTCGTACAAGAGACATTCAAGGTATCCAAGATCGGTACGATCGCAGGCTGTCGTGTGACCGACGGACTTATCCGCCGCCAGGCGAAAGCTCGTCTTATTCGCGATGGGGTTGTCGTTTGGGAAGGTGATATCTCGTCACTCAAGCGTTTCAAGGAAGATACGAACGAGGTCAAGCAGGGATATGAATGCGGTATCAGCCTGGTCAACTTCAACGACATCAAGGTCGATGATGAGATCGAGGCATTTGTGATCGAGCGAATCGCGGCTACCGAATTGTAA
- a CDS encoding bifunctional oligoribonuclease/PAP phosphatase NrnA — translation MLSQVVELIESKQKFGITTHIKPDGDGVGSSLGLCWLLRSFGKSAEVIVNGEIPPAYRHLPGAAEIRDVEAIDTQYDAIFVIECSDLERPGIKGLESEFTVNIDHHATSEHFGTINWIDSTASAVGEMIYNLCKAIGGRVTKEIAECVYMALVTDTGSFHFSNTTDRTLKVASELVKAGVKPAEISEAVYNNYPWSRIELMRQVLGTVKRDESGRVAWMRQTLEMREVANAVDGDNNGFVNIPLAAREILAVVYMRETGPEQYRVSLRSKGDINVAKIAEKFGGGGHRNAAGLRIEGNWDEKERELVEAVREAVEDATTIWAGDITVAPDLI, via the coding sequence GTGTTAAGTCAGGTAGTAGAGTTAATTGAAAGCAAGCAGAAGTTCGGGATCACGACGCACATCAAACCCGATGGCGACGGGGTCGGCTCGTCGCTTGGGTTGTGTTGGCTTCTTCGTTCATTCGGTAAATCGGCCGAGGTTATTGTGAATGGCGAGATACCGCCCGCTTACAGGCACCTTCCCGGTGCGGCCGAGATCCGCGATGTGGAAGCGATCGATACACAGTACGACGCGATCTTCGTTATCGAATGCTCGGACCTTGAACGGCCGGGGATCAAAGGACTCGAAAGCGAATTTACTGTAAATATCGACCACCATGCCACGAGCGAACATTTCGGAACGATCAATTGGATCGATTCGACGGCTTCGGCCGTCGGCGAAATGATCTATAACCTCTGCAAGGCGATCGGCGGCCGGGTTACGAAAGAGATCGCGGAATGCGTCTACATGGCTCTGGTGACCGATACGGGGTCGTTTCACTTTTCGAACACGACCGACCGGACATTAAAGGTCGCATCCGAACTCGTCAAGGCCGGGGTAAAGCCGGCCGAGATATCGGAAGCTGTCTATAACAATTATCCATGGTCGAGGATCGAATTGATGCGACAGGTGCTCGGCACTGTGAAACGCGATGAGAGCGGCAGGGTCGCCTGGATGCGGCAGACGCTAGAAATGCGTGAGGTCGCCAATGCCGTCGATGGCGACAACAATGGCTTTGTGAATATCCCGCTCGCGGCGCGTGAAATTCTCGCCGTCGTTTATATGCGCGAGACCGGCCCGGAACAATATCGGGTCAGCCTTCGGTCCAAAGGCGATATCAATGTCGCAAAGATCGCCGAAAAGTTTGGCGGCGGCGGACACCGGAATGCGGCCGGACTGAGGATCGAGGGTAATTGGGACGAGAAAGAGCGCGAATTGGTCGAGGCAGTGCGCGAAGCCGTCGAGGATGCGACCACGATCTGGGCCGGCGATATCACGGTCGCGCCAGACCTCATATAG
- the cobO gene encoding cob(I)yrinic acid a,c-diamide adenosyltransferase yields MTDSKEKRYKWRREDYRENTHGLLMVNTGDGKGKTTAAIGVLVRAAGRGMKCCMIQFMKSSTDRYGEHESLEKLGVEVHTMGAGFTWDTKDPAVDIRTSEETWRLCVEKMRSAEYDLLVFDELVYVLDYKFLDVNAVVAEIKAVRGEQKHLHIIATGRNAPAELIEAADLVTEMKEIKHPFHAGIYAQQGIEF; encoded by the coding sequence ATGACGGATTCGAAAGAAAAGCGCTATAAATGGCGTCGCGAGGACTATCGCGAAAACACGCACGGGCTGCTGATGGTCAACACCGGTGATGGTAAAGGCAAGACCACAGCTGCGATCGGCGTGCTTGTCAGGGCGGCCGGACGCGGAATGAAATGCTGCATGATCCAATTCATGAAATCGAGCACGGATCGTTACGGCGAACATGAATCACTGGAAAAACTCGGTGTCGAGGTCCATACAATGGGCGCCGGATTCACATGGGATACAAAAGACCCTGCTGTCGACATCCGGACCTCGGAAGAAACCTGGAGACTCTGTGTCGAGAAGATGCGGTCTGCAGAGTATGATCTTCTGGTATTTGACGAGCTGGTATACGTTCTCGATTACAAATTTCTAGATGTGAACGCCGTTGTTGCTGAGATAAAGGCGGTCCGCGGAGAACAAAAGCACCTGCACATCATAGCTACCGGCAGAAACGCACCCGCTGAACTCATCGAAGCTGCGGATCTCGTCACCGAAATGAAGGAGATCAAACACCCATTTCATGCAGGGATCTATGCCCAGCAGGGAATCGAGTTTTAG
- a CDS encoding phosphatidylglycerophosphatase A, which yields MKHTIERRKPEGIKDHLALGLTTWGVGYLPIAPGTWGSMVGIVIYLSIESLLEYLRRTGFGFMNGPSQAQVYAVLAVGLVLFAIAGIWSSGRSIDLLGNSDPSEAVVDEVMGQLVVFLFVPFGIGWHYILAGFLLFRLFDIWKPYPIDGLQELPGGLGVCADDLVAGVYAGVCLAVIYAVSLQI from the coding sequence ATGAAACACACCATCGAACGCCGAAAACCTGAGGGGATCAAAGACCACCTAGCCCTCGGTCTGACCACATGGGGCGTTGGTTATTTGCCGATCGCGCCGGGAACGTGGGGTTCGATGGTCGGTATCGTGATCTACCTTTCGATCGAAAGCCTTCTGGAATATCTAAGACGAACGGGTTTCGGTTTTATGAACGGGCCGTCCCAGGCTCAGGTCTATGCGGTTCTTGCTGTCGGTTTGGTGCTGTTTGCGATCGCCGGAATCTGGTCATCGGGCCGTTCGATCGATCTGTTGGGCAATTCCGATCCGTCGGAAGCTGTCGTTGACGAGGTAATGGGCCAATTGGTCGTGTTTTTGTTCGTTCCGTTTGGTATCGGCTGGCATTACATATTGGCCGGCTTTCTACTTTTTCGGCTTTTTGATATTTGGAAGCCGTATCCGATAGACGGTCTTCAGGAACTGCCGGGCGGCCTCGGTGTTTGCGCGGACGATCTGGTCGCAGGCGTGTACGCCGGTGTTTGCCTTGCGGTGATCTACGCAGTAAGTCTTCAGATATGA